In one window of Oncorhynchus kisutch isolate 150728-3 linkage group LG16, Okis_V2, whole genome shotgun sequence DNA:
- the LOC109906404 gene encoding SLAM family member 9-like isoform X2, translating into MPDCINSKCNILWFLLILTDTWADVPPKDQYGLKGGSVCLTVAELPEELKGLRWKVNSTVIVDDKEISPKYKKKVDYNPVNHTLCIKNLTDTDNGIYIANTKKKDWTDSTSSYKLKVLEAVPIPAMQVTYYNSSTGLCNITVNCSGWMFSVCDGGQCPLYQDSLSVSEVNITVSSGNGFIKCIVNNHVSTETESQRLKDI; encoded by the exons ATGCCAGACTGTATCAATTCTAAATGTAATATTCTGTGGTTTCTACTCATCCTGACAG ATACCTGGGCTGATGTCCCTCCAAAAGACCAGTATGGGTTGAAGGGAGGTTCAGTGTGTCTGACTGTAGCAGAACTACCTGAGGAACTTAAAGGACTTAGATGGAAGGTCAATAGTACTGTAATAGTTGATGATAAAGAGATCTCTCCTAAATACAAGAAGAAGGTAGATTATAACCCAGTGAACCACACTCTGTGCATTAAGAatctgacagacacagacaatggAATTTACATTgcaaatacaaagaaaaaagatTGGACAGATTCAACGTCTTCATACAAACTTAAGGTGTTGG AAGCTGTTCCCATTCCAGCAATGCAGGTGACATACTACAACTCAAGTACAGGACTTTGTAACATCACAGTGAATTGTTCAGGCTGGATGTTTTCTGTCTGTGATGGAGGTCAGTGCCCACTGTACCAGGATTCTCTGTCAGTCTCTGAGGTCAACATCACTGTTTCCAGTGGTAATGGATTCATTAAGTGTATCGTCAACAATCATGTCAGCACAGAGACCGAATCCCAACGCCTGAAGGACATAT GA
- the LOC109906404 gene encoding SLAM family member 9-like isoform X1 gives MPDCINSKCNILWFLLILTDTWADVPPKDQYGLKGGSVCLTVAELPEELKGLRWKVNSTVIVDDKEISPKYKKKVDYNPVNHTLCIKNLTDTDNGIYIANTKKKDWTDSTSSYKLKVLEAVPIPAMQVTYYNSSTGLCNITVNCSGWMFSVCDGGQCPLYQDSLSVSEVNITVSSGNGFIKCIVNNHVSTETESQRLKDICFVEKKGRAAASPVGIIVGGVSGGLFLIVLVGVGWIMSTRRWCK, from the exons ATGCCAGACTGTATCAATTCTAAATGTAATATTCTGTGGTTTCTACTCATCCTGACAG ATACCTGGGCTGATGTCCCTCCAAAAGACCAGTATGGGTTGAAGGGAGGTTCAGTGTGTCTGACTGTAGCAGAACTACCTGAGGAACTTAAAGGACTTAGATGGAAGGTCAATAGTACTGTAATAGTTGATGATAAAGAGATCTCTCCTAAATACAAGAAGAAGGTAGATTATAACCCAGTGAACCACACTCTGTGCATTAAGAatctgacagacacagacaatggAATTTACATTgcaaatacaaagaaaaaagatTGGACAGATTCAACGTCTTCATACAAACTTAAGGTGTTGG AAGCTGTTCCCATTCCAGCAATGCAGGTGACATACTACAACTCAAGTACAGGACTTTGTAACATCACAGTGAATTGTTCAGGCTGGATGTTTTCTGTCTGTGATGGAGGTCAGTGCCCACTGTACCAGGATTCTCTGTCAGTCTCTGAGGTCAACATCACTGTTTCCAGTGGTAATGGATTCATTAAGTGTATCGTCAACAATCATGTCAGCACAGAGACCGAATCCCAACGCCTGAAGGACATAT GTTTTGTTGAGAAGAAGGGGAGAGCTGCAGCTTCACCAGTTGGCATCAttgtgggtggtgttagtggtggaTTGTTTTTAATTGTGTTAGTTGGTGTAGGATGGATCATGTCAACCAGGAGATGGTGTAAATAG